The DNA segment AGAGCTTCACCCCGATCTCGTCGAAGGCCGCCATCAGCGCGGGCGGGCAGGCCGAACCGCCGATGGTGACCGTCTTGAGGGAGCTGACGTCCCGCGGCCGCTCCCGCAGCTCGGCCAGCAGCCCGTGCCAGATGGACGGCACCGCGGCGGCGTGCGTCGGCCGCTCCGTCTCGATCATCTCGGCGAGCGGCCCGGGTTGCAGGAAGCGGTCCGGCATCAGCATGTTGACGCCGGTCATGAAGGTGGCGTGCGGCAGCCCCCAGGCGTTCACATGGAACTGCGGCACCACCACCAGGCTGGTGTCGCTGTCCGTCAGCGCCATCGACTCGGTCATGTTGGCCTGCATGGAGTGCAGGTAGATGGAACGGTGCGAGTAGACGACGCCCTTCGGGTCGCCGGTGGTGCCGGAGGTGTAGCACATCGCCGCGGCCTGGCGCTCGTCCAGCTCGGGCCAGTCGTAGGCGGTGGCCCGGCCCCCGATCAGCTCCTCGTAGTCGTGCACGCGGGGCCGTACCGGGCCCTGCTCGATGGCGGCGTCGAGCACGGCCGTCTCGCCCGGGCCGGAGACGACCACGTGCTCGACCGTGGACATCTTCGGCAGCAGCGGCGCGAGCAGCGGGAGCAGCGAGCCGCTCACGACGATGACGCGGTCGGCGGCGTGGTTGACGATCCAGACCAGCTGGTCGGCGGGGAGCCGGAGGTTCAGGGTGTGCAGGACGGCGCCCATGGCGGGGACGGCGAAGTAGACCTCGACGTGCTCAGCGCCGTTCCACATGAGGGTCGCCACACGCGCGTCGCCGCGTACCCCCAGCTCGTCGCGGAGTGCGTGCGCCAGCTGCGCCGCCCGCGCGCCGACCTCCGCGTAACTGCGCCGGTGCGGCTCGCCTTGACCCGTCCATGTGCTGACCCGGGACGCACCGTGCACCAGCGTGCCG comes from the Streptomyces sp. TS71-3 genome and includes:
- a CDS encoding long-chain fatty acid--CoA ligase; protein product: MLSTMQDVPLTVTRILRHGTLVHGASRVSTWTGQGEPHRRSYAEVGARAAQLAHALRDELGVRGDARVATLMWNGAEHVEVYFAVPAMGAVLHTLNLRLPADQLVWIVNHAADRVIVVSGSLLPLLAPLLPKMSTVEHVVVSGPGETAVLDAAIEQGPVRPRVHDYEELIGGRATAYDWPELDERQAAAMCYTSGTTGDPKGVVYSHRSIYLHSMQANMTESMALTDSDTSLVVVPQFHVNAWGLPHATFMTGVNMLMPDRFLQPGPLAEMIETERPTHAAAVPSIWHGLLAELRERPRDVSSLKTVTIGGSACPPALMAAFDEIGVKLSHAWGMTETSPLGTVARTPAHAAGTDEEFAYRITQGRFPAGVEARLTGADGKRLPWDGRSAGELEVRGPWVTAAYYGGQDSEPLRPADKFSEDGWLKTGDVGTISPDGYLVLTDRVKDVIKSGGEWISSVELENALMAHPDVAEAAVVAVPDDKWGERPLATVVLKEGATADFTALREFLADRLAKWQIPERWTLLEAVPKTSVGKFDKKVLRRQYADGELDVSQI